A genomic segment from Dendropsophus ebraccatus isolate aDenEbr1 chromosome 7, aDenEbr1.pat, whole genome shotgun sequence encodes:
- the LOC138796477 gene encoding vomeronasal type-2 receptor 26-like, with product MHALPGIGSDTPGSRASAGGRRSLKERIDGGADSENCQRCPDHEWPNEGKTKCVLRYYEFLSYETDVVALVFSTISILLSLITLCIIGIFTLFRHIPIVRANNRNLSFILLNSLMFSLLCVFLFIGRPVDITCMLRQIFYGVFFTVAVSSVLAKTIIVCIAFKATRPDSPWRKCVGVKLPYTVVLVCSSIQILNAVIWLSLSPPYQEYNLDYPGKIIIQCNEGSVLAFYLMLGYMGFLAAVSFVLAFLVRTLPDIYNEAKYITFSMLVFCSVWICAIPAYLSSTGKHMVTVEIFAILASGGGILGCMFLPKCYNILMEPEKKSNGERKQKCLPLKTNLFI from the exons atgcacgcgctgccggggataggaagcgacacccccggcagccgcgcatcagccgggggcagacggAGTCTgaaggagaggatcgacgggggagcag ACAGTGAAAATTGCCAGAGATGTCCTGACCATGAATGGCCGAATGAGGGGAAAACCAAATGTGTTCTGAGATATTATGAGTTTTTGTCCTATGAGACTGATGTTGTTGCTTTAGTCTTTTCCACCATCTCCATATTACTATCTCTTATAACTTTATGTATAATTGGAATATTCACTTTATTCCGGCACATTCCCATTGTCAGAGCCAATAACCGGAACCTCAGCTTCATTCTCCTGAACTCTCTCATGTTCAGCTTACTCTGTGTGTTTCTCTTCATCGGTCGCCCAgtggatataacctgcatgctgagacaaatcttctatggggtcttcttcacagtagccgtgtcttctgtcctggccaagaccatcatagtctgcatagcattcaaggccaccagacctgacagtccctggagaaagtgtgtgggggttaagcttccttatactgtagtgttggtctgttcatctattcagatcctgaatgcagttatctggttgtcactgtctcctccatatcaggagtataacctggattatcctgggaagatcatcattcagtgtaatgaagggtcagtcttggccttttacctcatgttgggttatatggggtttctggcagcggtgagctttgttctagctttcctggtgaggacattacctgatatctacaatgaagccaagtacatcaccttcagcatgctggtgttctgcagtgtctggatctgtgccatcccggcctatctgagcagtacaGGGAAACACATGGTCACTGTAGAGATATTCGCCATATTGGCCTCAGGGGGAGGAATATTGGGCTGCATGTTTTTACCTAAATGTTACAATATCCTGATGGAGCCTGAAAAGAAGAGTAATGGAGAGAGGAAACAAAAATGTCTCCCACTTAAAACAAacttatttatataa